The Agrococcus sp. SGAir0287 DNA window GCGGCGGCGGGACGGATGAAGCGCTCGTCGCGCGAGAGCTTGCGCAGCGGCTGCCTGCCGATGCGGACGCACGTGTCGGGCAGCGCGCGGTTCTCGAACCGCTGGATGGCGCGGGCGACGTACGCGGCGTGCTCGTCGGCGTCGAGCCCGAAGCGCTCCACGAGCAGCGCGCTCGTCTCGGCGAGCGCCGCCTCGACCTCGGCGCGCACCGCGGGCAGGGCGAGCGCGTCCGCGATCGTCTCCGCACCCGCGAGGAAGCCGTGGTAGGCCGTCGTCGCGTGCCCGGTGTTCACGGTGAACAGCTTGCGCTCGATCCACGGCGTGAGGTCGTCGACCATGTGCGCGCCGTCGATCGCGGGCACGTCGCCTGCGAAGGGCGTGCGGTCGATCGACCACTCGGAGAAGTCCTCGACGACGACGTCGACCCCGGAGGCGTCCTGCGCCGGGATGATGCGGTCGACCGCCGTGTTGGCGAACACGGCGCGCGACGCGAGCTCCTCGGCGCCCTCGAGCACGTGGCCCGCGAGGGTGTCGCTCGCGCCGATGGCGTTCTCGCACGCCATGACCGCGAGCGGCGCCGCGCCATCCGGGCGAGCGGCGAGGCCGGCCCGGATGACGGGTGCGATGAAGCGCAGCACCGTCGGGCCGACGGCGCAGGTCACGACGTCCGCCTCGGCGATCGCGCGCACGGCGGCCGCCTCGTCGGCACGGGAGTCGATCGCGTCGAAGCCCGTGACGACGTGGCGCCGCGCATCAGGGCCCACCTCGGTGACGGCGTACGAGTCCACGGCCTGCAGCATCCCGATGAGCTCGGCGTTCACGTCGACGAAGGTCACGTGGTAGCCGGCCTCATGCAGCAGCAGGCCGATGAATCCCCGTCCGATGTTGCCGGCACCGAAGTGGACCGCCCGCATCAGTCGTTCACCGCGGCCAGGATGTCCAGCATCGCCTGCTCGTCGGGCGCGTCGAGCAGCCGCTGCACCTGCGCCTCGTCGCTGAAGACCGTGGCGATCTTCGCGAGGATCTCGAGGTGTCCGCCGTCCTTGCCGGCGATGCCGACGACGAAGCGAACGTCGTTGCCGTCCCACGAGATGGCCTGCGGGTAGCGGGCGACCGAGATCGCCGAGGCGAGCACCTCGCCCTTGGCCTCGTTCGTGCCGTGCGGGATCGCGAGCAGGTTGCCCATGTACGTCGACACCGTCGCCTCGCGCTCGCGCATCGCGTCGGCGTACGCCGGCGTGACGGCGCCCGCGGCGACGAGCACGTCGGCGGCCTCCTGGATGGCGGCCTCCTTCGTCGTCGCCGTCGGCGAGACGGTGATGCGCTCGAGCGTCAGCACGTCGTCGGCGGGCGTCGAGGGCGCCGTGGACGGTGCGGCCGCAGCGGCCGGCGCGGCCTCCTCGGCGGGCGCCGCCTCGCGGCTGCGCGCGACGAGCTCCACGACCTCGTCGTACCGCGGACTGCTCATGAAGTTGTCGACCGAGATGTGGATCGCATCGGGCGTCCGCTGCTGCGCGCGCGGCGTGAGCTCCTGCTGCGTCACGATCACGTCGGGCGTCGCGTCGAGGTTCGCGATCGCGACGTTCGACACGCTCACGTCGCCGAAGCCCGCCTGCTTGATCTTGCTCCGCAGCACCGAGGCGCCCATGGCGCTCGAGCCCATGCCCGCGTCGCAGGCGAACACGATCTTCGAGATCGGCCCGGCGAGCGTCGCGGTCGCGGTGCCGCCGGCTGCGGCGGTGCGCAGCCCGGCGAGCGCCTCGGAGGACCGACCCTTGTTCGCCTCGGTGCGCGCCACCGCCGCGCCGAAGTCGTCGGCACCGGCTGCCTCGCGCTCGAGGTCGCGCTTGCGCGACGCACGCAGGATGACCGATGCGACGAGGAACGTGACGGTCGCCGAGATGAGCACGGACGCGAGCACGCCCACGAGGTTCAGGGCCGAGACGGAGATCGCCGCGCCGAAGACCGCGATGATCGACCCCGGAGCCGCGGGGAAGCCGAGGCCCGTGCCGAGGATGGCGTTCGTCGCGACGCCCGAGGCGCCGCCCGCGATCATCGCCACGAGCAGGACGGGCTTCGCGAGGACGTACGGGAAGTACACCTCGTGGATGCCGCCGAAGAAGTGGATGATCGCCGCGCCCGGCGCCGTGGCCTTCGAGACGCCCACGCCGAAGAAGGTGAAGGCGAGCAGCACGCCGAGGCCGGGACCGGGGTTCGCCTCGAGCAGGAAGAAGATCGAGCTGCCGGTCTCCGACGCCTGCTGCACGCCCAGCGGGGTCAGCACGCCGTGGTTCAGCGCGTTGTTGAGGAAGAAGACCTTCGCGGGCTCGATGATGATGCTCGCGAGCGGCAGCAGGCCGGAGTCGACGAGGAAGCCGACCGCGCCGCCGAGCACGCGCATGATGAACGTGACGACCTGGGCGATGACGAAGAAGCCGAACAGCGCCATCAGGAACGCGACGATGCCCGCCGAGAACATGTTGACGAGCATCTCGAAGCCCGCGCGGACCTTGCCATCCCACAGCCGGTCGAGCATCTTCATGACCCAGGCCGACAGCGGGCCGAGGATCATCGCGCCGATGAACATGTGCGGCGAGCTCGGGCCGTCGGGCACGAGGGATGCGATGTAGTCGGCGCCGCCGATCGCGCCCGCCGTCGCGACCGTGGCGACGATGCCGCCGCGCTGGTCGTAGACCATCCGGCCGCCCGTGTTCGCGATGATGAGCGGCAGCAGGTAGTGGATGACCGGGCCGACGACGAAGTCGGTGATGCCCTGGTTCGGGAACGGCCCGGCCGGGATGAACAGGGCCGTGAGGATGCCCCACGCGATGAGCGCGGGGATGTTGGGCA harbors:
- a CDS encoding mannitol-1-phosphate 5-dehydrogenase — its product is MRAVHFGAGNIGRGFIGLLLHEAGYHVTFVDVNAELIGMLQAVDSYAVTEVGPDARRHVVTGFDAIDSRADEAAAVRAIAEADVVTCAVGPTVLRFIAPVIRAGLAARPDGAAPLAVMACENAIGASDTLAGHVLEGAEELASRAVFANTAVDRIIPAQDASGVDVVVEDFSEWSIDRTPFAGDVPAIDGAHMVDDLTPWIERKLFTVNTGHATTAYHGFLAGAETIADALALPAVRAEVEAALAETSALLVERFGLDADEHAAYVARAIQRFENRALPDTCVRIGRQPLRKLSRDERFIRPAAALAEQGAHPHALVRAVGAALAFDVADDEQAVELQRLLRDLEPAAFVAEVCGIAEGHPLQPALVEVVAAR
- a CDS encoding PTS mannitol transporter subunit IICBA; translated protein: MTATAPAVEQRGGARVAVQRFGTFLSGMIMPNIPALIAWGILTALFIPAGPFPNQGITDFVVGPVIHYLLPLIIANTGGRMVYDQRGGIVATVATAGAIGGADYIASLVPDGPSSPHMFIGAMILGPLSAWVMKMLDRLWDGKVRAGFEMLVNMFSAGIVAFLMALFGFFVIAQVVTFIMRVLGGAVGFLVDSGLLPLASIIIEPAKVFFLNNALNHGVLTPLGVQQASETGSSIFFLLEANPGPGLGVLLAFTFFGVGVSKATAPGAAIIHFFGGIHEVYFPYVLAKPVLLVAMIAGGASGVATNAILGTGLGFPAAPGSIIAVFGAAISVSALNLVGVLASVLISATVTFLVASVILRASRKRDLEREAAGADDFGAAVARTEANKGRSSEALAGLRTAAAGGTATATLAGPISKIVFACDAGMGSSAMGASVLRSKIKQAGFGDVSVSNVAIANLDATPDVIVTQQELTPRAQQRTPDAIHISVDNFMSSPRYDEVVELVARSREAAPAEEAAPAAAAAPSTAPSTPADDVLTLERITVSPTATTKEAAIQEAADVLVAAGAVTPAYADAMREREATVSTYMGNLLAIPHGTNEAKGEVLASAISVARYPQAISWDGNDVRFVVGIAGKDGGHLEILAKIATVFSDEAQVQRLLDAPDEQAMLDILAAVND